From the Bacteroidales bacterium genome, one window contains:
- a CDS encoding tandem-95 repeat protein: protein MERNLRFLCNFTGLVRLSYRRISVSIMLISLLIMGLQASAQNPVITVRFANPEFDCQAQTYCLDVEFNSDTEGQQLFGMNARFFYDDNVLELIGFSDFQGGLVQSANPPEFPLKTTGGASSGPTLFNFSGPAEYINGIIQLDNPANAIDISTSGWTKLFSICFEVSDPSFIGITDFCPSIVWELNEEGTSGWLIGSDGVVITLVDPDPLLESYPSDEQVEQFNWEYFPGTSNPPYGEPVQAVCIETNCPPVALDDVNNTLINTPVPGNVLTNDFDPDGDPVTINTTPVVPPSSGTLVLNPDGSYLYTPQTDFVGVVSFVYEICDNGTPPLCDQAVVTITVIPIPTEDNNPPVAVNDAYQGLINTPVLGTVIPNDWDPDGNLDPASVTLVDGGSADANGTLTLNADGTFTFDPDTDFVGQVSFTYQVCDLGTPVYCDEAIVTIDIYPNPFGENYTFAVDDSYIGTQDDPILGNILDNDYDPEGDDQIFSGILVQPQHGTVTVTLAGDFVYTPEPGYYGPDQFVYEVCDDGTPEACDQATVYLLLAPLPDVTPIITAVPNVMNGPTDFYVTVRITELNNVNTNGLITVRIPKDTRWILDGPYDPTLPMLGTTPLNNTDWSYSDDATYHIFTTTAVIPAGGFSYFGFNAKWDAGQTVGIYTITSQIVEGSGGEIRIDNNVDAEKLDYFIN from the coding sequence ATGGAAAGAAATTTACGCTTTTTATGCAATTTTACAGGCCTCGTGAGACTTTCTTACAGAAGAATCAGTGTATCTATCATGCTGATTTCATTGTTAATCATGGGTCTTCAGGCATCGGCTCAAAACCCTGTAATTACTGTTCGTTTTGCTAACCCAGAATTTGATTGCCAGGCGCAAACGTATTGTCTAGATGTTGAGTTTAATTCTGATACAGAGGGACAGCAATTGTTTGGGATGAATGCCCGATTTTTTTATGATGATAATGTCCTTGAATTGATTGGTTTTTCAGATTTTCAGGGCGGACTTGTGCAATCAGCTAATCCTCCTGAATTTCCGCTTAAAACCACCGGCGGCGCATCATCTGGCCCGACCCTGTTTAATTTTTCAGGCCCAGCCGAGTATATCAATGGGATTATTCAATTGGATAACCCGGCAAACGCCATTGACATTTCCACATCCGGTTGGACAAAATTATTTTCGATCTGTTTTGAAGTTTCAGATCCTTCCTTTATTGGGATCACTGACTTTTGTCCAAGTATTGTGTGGGAACTTAACGAAGAGGGGACTTCAGGATGGTTGATAGGAAGTGATGGGGTAGTCATTACATTGGTTGACCCTGATCCATTGCTTGAATCTTATCCTTCAGACGAGCAAGTTGAACAATTTAACTGGGAATATTTTCCAGGCACTAGTAATCCTCCATACGGGGAACCGGTTCAGGCAGTTTGCATTGAGACCAATTGCCCGCCGGTAGCGTTGGACGATGTGAACAACACCTTAATTAATACGCCTGTACCGGGGAATGTATTGACGAATGATTTTGATCCGGACGGCGATCCGGTCACGATCAACACAACCCCGGTAGTACCGCCGTCGAGCGGGACGTTAGTACTCAATCCGGATGGCAGTTACCTGTACACTCCGCAGACGGACTTTGTAGGGGTAGTTAGTTTTGTATACGAGATATGCGACAACGGCACCCCGCCGTTGTGCGACCAGGCGGTGGTAACGATCACGGTGATTCCTATACCCACAGAGGACAACAATCCGCCGGTAGCGGTGAATGATGCCTACCAGGGTTTGATCAACACCCCTGTTTTGGGGACGGTGATCCCGAACGACTGGGATCCGGACGGCAATTTGGATCCGGCCAGTGTCACGCTGGTAGACGGCGGGAGCGCAGATGCCAATGGTACGCTGACGCTGAACGCAGACGGTACCTTCACCTTTGATCCGGACACGGACTTTGTCGGCCAGGTAAGCTTTACTTACCAGGTATGCGATTTGGGCACACCGGTTTATTGCGATGAAGCGATAGTGACGATCGACATTTACCCGAATCCGTTTGGTGAGAACTACACGTTTGCGGTAGATGACAGTTACATCGGCACACAGGACGATCCGATTTTGGGTAATATTTTGGATAATGACTACGATCCTGAAGGGGACGACCAGATCTTCAGTGGGATCCTGGTACAGCCACAACATGGGACAGTTACGGTGACCTTGGCGGGCGACTTTGTGTACACGCCTGAACCGGGCTATTACGGTCCCGACCAGTTTGTGTACGAGGTTTGCGATGATGGTACTCCTGAAGCTTGTGATCAGGCGACGGTTTACCTGCTGTTAGCACCACTTCCTGATGTTACACCAATTATCACAGCTGTGCCTAATGTGATGAATGGACCGACTGATTTTTACGTTACCGTCAGGATTACTGAATTGAATAATGTTAACACCAATGGTTTGATTACTGTCAGGATTCCGAAAGACACACGTTGGATTTTAGATGGTCCTTATGATCCTACCCTACCAATGCTTGGAACTACCCCTCTTAATAATACGGATTGGAGTTATTCAGACGATGCAACATATCATATTTTCACCACCACCGCAGTGATTCCTGCCGGAGGATTTTCATACTTTGGATTCAACGCCAAGTGGGATGCAGGACAAACCGTTGGCATTTACACTATTACTTCCCAAATTGTTGAAGGAAGTGGTGGTGAAATCCGCATTGACAATAACGTAGACGCGGAAAAGCTTGATTATTTTATAAACTAA